The Pecten maximus chromosome 12, xPecMax1.1, whole genome shotgun sequence genome includes a region encoding these proteins:
- the LOC117339796 gene encoding uncharacterized protein LOC117339796: protein MKRNKASSSHRLVSISGNVGQLCDVKVYEICHKHSGKPLDVYCVDHSAMCCSICVSVSHRQCNNVKPMEDVIKKTMAKQSLGETEWKELTEETKKMLDEDDLGITTLNAREKEVSAEMTDRIQKAKDKLDNLNARFQSDLAGQCRTYRQQLLIRRKNVNTFHINAENSHLLMSRSDQQLSERHRFFVREQTKNQISGHYRRMDQNTKKEPNQFDITLKLQETIDEIMKMTTAGNVDVTSTLSPVSQNANGRICSLIGSLLLTPSASAFSDSTSTSDLMGSLQHLTVQTTLVTAAVDVWTGSVSCVHTVNTSTLGGEGTPWLTGGIFTDNNELLITDFHNNRLLLFDDKYSYTREYKVSGCPTDIARGRTADEIFVAVNETQILRCTLQNGQLSVVNTIRSPPSTWPGGIAVLGDNILVGTADSVKVMSIDGKVTKSIKKVGGNTYLAVSTSKSTVYHRDNNDVVCRRLDSDAVVYRYRDPGLVYPVGIGLDRDDNVYVCGHVTGNVYLVSPDGSRGRVLLSKLSNITRPWCIVVHPTKQEFVVTSFQESTVLEVYKFSDDNI from the coding sequence ATGAAACGGAACAAGGCATCATCTTCTCATCGACTTGTCTCCATCTCTGGCAATGTTGGACAACTTTGTGATGTAAAAGTCTACGAAATCTGCCATAAACATAGTGGAAAACCCCTGGACGTGTACTGTGTAGACCACAGCGCTATGTGTTGTAGTATTTGTGTGTCGGtgtcacacagacaatgtaACAATGTTAAACCAATGGAGGATGTGATCAAGAAGACAATGGCAAAACAGAGTCTCGGTGAGACAGAATGGAAGGAGCTGACAGAGGAAACAAAGAAGATGTTAGATGAGGACGATTTAGGGATAACAACGCTAAACGCAAGAGAAAAAGAAGTTTCAGCGGAAATGACCGACAGGATACAGAAAGCTAAAGACAAGCTCGATAACCTCAACGCAAGATTTCAATCAGACCTCGCAGGTCAATGCAGAACATACAGACAACAACTACTGATTCGACGGAAGAATGTCAACACATTTCACATCAACGCGGAAAATTCACATCTGCTGATGTCACGTTCAGATCAACAGTTATCAGAGCGTCACCGATTTTTCGTGagagaacaaacaaaaaatcagaTATCGGGACATTACCGACGTATGGATCAAAACACAAAGAAAGAACCAAATCAGTTTGACATCACACTGAAGCTACAGGAAACGATTgatgaaattatgaaaatgaCAACCGCGGGAAATGTTGACGTCACCTCGACACTTTCACCTGTGTCACAGAATGCAAATGGCCGTATATGTTCCTTGATAGGATCTTTGCTTTTGACGCCTTCAGCTTCTGCATTTTCGGACTCGACTTCGACTTCTGACTTAATGGGTTCTCTGCAGCATCTGACAGTCCAGACTACTCTAGTAACGGCCGCGGTGGATGTATGGACCGGGTCGGTATCTTGTGTACATACGGTTAACACCAGTACACTTGGAGGAGAGGGAACGCCTTGGTTGACGGGAGGAATCTTTACTGACAACAATGAATTACTTATTACAGACTTCCATAACAACAGACTCCTACTGTTTGATGATAAATACTCCTACACGAGAGAATATAAAGTTAGTGGTTGCCCTACAGATATAGCACGTGGACGTACTGCTGATGAGATATTTGTGGCTGTAAACGAGACACAGATACTGAGATGTACACTACAGAATGGTCAGCTGTCCGTGGTCAACACTATCAGAAGTCCCCCTAGTACCTGGCCTGGGGGTATAGCAGTACTCGGGGACAACATCCTGGTCGGTACTGCAGATAGTGTGAAGGTTATGTCTATCGATGGGAAGGTcacaaagtcaataaagaagGTAGGAGGTAACACATACCTCGCAGTATCTACATCTAAGTCTACTGTATACCACAGAgataacaatgacgtagtgtgTAGACGACTAGACAGTGACGCAGTAGTCTACAGGTACAGGGATCCTGGTCTGGTTTATCCTGTAGGTATTGGACTGGACCGGGATGACaatgtgtatgtttgtggtCACGTTACCGGAAACGTTTACCTCGTTTCACCTGACGGGTCACGTGGGAGGGTATTACTGTCCAAGCTGTCCAACATCACCAGACCGTGGTGTATAGTGGTCCATCCAACCAAACAGGAGTTCGTGGTTACTTCTTTCCAGGAATCTACTGTACTTGAGGTGTACAAATTCAGTGACGACAACATATAA